One Cucumis melo cultivar AY chromosome 8, USDA_Cmelo_AY_1.0, whole genome shotgun sequence genomic window, CGACACCATCCCCAAATTCTCCGACGGGTTTTCTTCCACTGACAAGTTCCAATAGGACAACTCCAAAGCTATATACGTCACTCTTCTCATCAACTTTTAGTGTGTAGGCATATTCTGAAACAAATAAGCATAATCTCAAGAATCAGAATCGCAGAATTTTGGCTTCTAGAAAATCAACAATTTTCACACCATTGATCATCCAACTTTGGACTTGAAGTGGGAAGCAATTCATAATAGATTAAATATTGAAGAGAAATTTGTCACTTAGAAGTAGGATGCAGTCAGAAACACTATGATTCATAAATGTACTTGCAAAGCTGATAACCACTAATGTTCTCACAACATGGCACAAAAACTAAGCAATATTCTTCACAAACTCAAGATCATACATACGagtcaaagaaaaataaagctAAAACACATCAAAACAAGAGTTAAGATTCAAAATGCAAGTCTTAGGAAGAAAAATTCAAGGTTGGAATCATATACCTGGGGCTATATATCCATAAGAACCAGCAATGGCAGACATGCACTCAGAAGTGCCGGAATCCTGTAAGAACTTGGCGAGGCCAAAATCAGCAACATGAGCTTCAAAATTAGTGTCAAGAAGTATGTTGTTTGATTTAACATCTCGGTGAACAATGAGTGGCGAACAATCATGGTGAAGATAGCAAAGCCCTTTAGCAGCTTCAATAGCAATCTTATACCTTGTGTCCCACTGAAGGTGACCTCCTTTTTTGCCATGAAGAACTTCCCCCAAGCTCCCATTAGGCATAAACTCATAAATCAAAAGATTAGTTTCATGGTTTGAACAGAACCCCAATAGTCTTACAATATGTCGATGTCGAATCCTCCCAAGAGTTTGTATCTCAGCATTGAATCCATGATCATGAGACGATCCCCGGCTCATCGCCGGCAGCCTTTTGACGGCGACCTGGTCACCACTTGGCATGGCCCCTTTATAGACAATTCCAGCCCCTCCTTTTCCAATAATGTTATCTTCTTTCAAGCAATCAAGAACATCATCAACTGTGAAATCTAAACGTTGAAAGGATGTTAATTTCCAAGCCCGAGACTCACTGGCTCTCTTCAATGATCTAGCTTTGATGATGGCAGCAACTGCAAATGCAATGGAGCAAAGAAGCAGACCAATTACAAGGAGGAGCTTGAGGGAAGCAGAGAGAGGGCCTTTCACATGTTGTTGGTAATTACTATTGGCAACCCCATCTTTGCATGGTCCCAAATATGGGCCGCAGAGATCAGGATTTCCAAGAAACGATGTGTAATTGAAGTAACTGAATTGCCCAGTTCCCGGAACTAAACCGGAGAGGTTGTTGTATGAGAAATCCACGGAGGTTAAACTCTGCATGCTGGCTATGGTAGCAGGGATTCCACCGACTAAATGGTTTTTTGAGAGATTCAGATAATTCAATATCCTCATACTGGTAATCTCGTTTGGAATTTCTCCCGAGAGCTGGTTTCGGCTGAGATCGACGAAGGTTAGAAGCTTGCATTGGCTAATCTCCGGCGCGATTGGACCCGATAGCATATTGCTGCTGAAATCTATCTTCGAAAGTTGCTGTAACCGCCCAATCTCAGGTGGGATTTGACCGGAAAACTTGTTTCCGTCGAGGAGCAGTTTCTGGACGCCGGAGAAGTTGCCAATTGTTGGCGGAATCGACCCAGTGAGTCGGTTGTTGGAAAGACTAATCTGGCCGAGATTCAATGAGATTGAATCGGTTATTGGGAACTCGCCGGAGAGAAAATTGTCTTGTAACTCCACCTGAGAGAGCTTGGGAAGACTCAGAAGCCCCTTTGGAATGGATCCATTGAGAAAATTTTCCCCCATACGAATACGATTGAGGGAAGCGCATTTGCCTAACGACTCTGGGATTGGACCAAACAAGAAATTGCTCAATGCGATCAAAATTTGAAGCCGATTACCGAAACACATGTCGGGAGGAAGAGTTCCAGTCAGTTTATTGGAAGAAAGGTCCAATATCTGAAGCATTCCGTTCTTCCCCAGGTTCTGTGGAATGGCTTCCGTGAAATTATTCTCCCATAACTGCAAGACCTCCAGCTTCGGCAAGTCGCCAATAAAGGAAGGAATCGCCCCATGTAACTTGTTTCTAAACAGATTCAACAGCGTCAAATTCTTCAACTGGGCGAAGGAGACGGGAATCTCACCCACAAGCATATTGTTCGACAAATCCAACGATTTCAAACTGTTCAACTGTCCAATCTCCGGCGTCAATGGCCCAGATAGAGCATTAACTTGTAGAAACAAAGTATCGAGATTCTGCAGCTTTCCAAGCTCCGGCGGAATCCGGCCAGACAATCCACAGTTCGCAGCGTCCAACCGTACCAACTGTGACAAATTCCCAATCTCAGCTGGAAGACCGCCGTCGTAGGCGTTGAAGTAGCCAATGTAAAGCTCACGAAGGTTGGTAAGGTTTCCAAGCTCCGGCGGTATCGGACCGCTAAGTTCGTTACCAGAAACCGCCAAGTACTCCAAAGACTGCATCCGACCCACTTCCGGCGGGATCCGTCCGGCAAAGAAATTTCCTCCCAAATGCAAATGACGGAGGCTCGACATTTCAGTGACTACAATGGGGAAATCTCCAGTCATATTGTTGTTATACAAATCAAGAACGTGCAGATTCTGCAGCTGCGAAAACCGTGAAGGGAACGACCCATCGAAAACATTATTAGACAAGTTAAGGAGCCGAAGTGAAGAGATGGAAGAAAGCTCCGGCGGGATGGGACCAGAAAACTCATTGGCAGCGAGAGAAAGATTAGTGAGAAATCTTAAAAAAGCAACATCAGGGGACAAGGAACCGGAAAGACCGAGAGCAGTGAGATCTAGGGCAGTGACATGGCGACGAAGATCGCAAGTGACCCCAAACCAAGTACAATGACTGGTGGAGGCGTTCCAGGAAGCAAGTGAGGATTTGGGGTCGGCGGTAATGGAGGTTTTGAGGGAGAGAAGGGCTCGGTACTCAGAAACACGAGCAGAAAGAGAATGATGAATGTGGAGTTGGAGTTGGAGAAGAgaaaggagaaggagaagaagaagacgcATTTTGTTAGTGGGTTTGTGGATGGAATGAGAAATGAGGGATTAGGTTGGGGTGTTGTTCAATGGCCGATTTCTGCAAATATGCAGAGTTAGTTTGAAATGAGGAaaagaggagaagaagaggaagaaggaggTAGAGGTGAATGAGAAGAACAAGTGGGTTTGGGGGGACCTCGATAAAGTGAATCATGTCGCACATTTTACATTTGaattctcttttttcttttcctaattttcttttcaaaattttaaagttcCTCACTTTACACAATTTAATAAACTTCATATCTTAATGTGTGTgtccacatatatatatatatatatatatatatatatatatatatattaatctgTTAGTAGCTCCATGGTCTAGAGAAGCCATTAAATActactatacttaaaaattatATGTTATTTGATTGAATAGGATAGGTCTGATATTAGGAGGATATGCCTACTCATTCACAttcttataataataataacaataataataataataataataataataataataataattggacaGAAAAATTTGATTCATTTACGAAAGTAACTAAAGtgttcaatattttaaaatcctATTCATTTCATTTGAgtcaaagggaaaaaaaagttaGGGTAGGATAAGATATTAGGTGTGTTTTGTTTTAACTTAAATTAAACCTTTTAATGTTTAATCCGCAATCAATGTAGTGTTTTTACTGTTTATATTAGGGTTAGACGTAGAGAAACGAAGTTCCTTTTAACTTTTGCAATAATTGCTGTATTTGCATTTTGCATATTTCCCCATCTTATTGTTAAATTTGGTGGAGTTGTTGAagatcttattattattattatttttaattattctttttagTGGATAGTTGTTAAGCATTAAATTACTCTTAATCATTAATATAATTTCCACCTTAATTTCCCTCTACCCATTTCTTCTATGTTTCTTTCCCCCCCTTCATTAATTTTcccttaattatattttcattaatacGCATCCACACTTTACCTCTTTCATTCATCCATTGAATCgcccaaaaaagaaagaaaataaaaaccttATTAATGGGGTGTTTGTTCTATAGATCTTCTAATTTGACAATGCACCTTGCTCCCTACATCTGTTTGGTTCAATGTTTTGTTTTCTCCTATGGACTTTACTGAGCCTTCCTCTTATTTAATTGATGTAGCTCCCCTTTCACTTGTTTAAATAATCGAAATAATTTGAGCTATTCAATCCAATCTCAACCTAAATGATAAGGGTCGgtagtttttattttagattaaGTTTAGGTTCaggttacattttttaaaatccGGATCGAGTCAATTCAATCCgaatttataatattattaaaatatatattacaactTATAAATATTCTAATTTGTATTactatgaagttttgtttttctaaagTTTGTAATCGATAGATTTAACATTtgagttttatgaaattttagttattaaaaCGTGTTGTTTACAAATTTAAATGtttaaagttaataaaaaaaacaaataaataactcAACAATTGAATTTGGTTGAATATCTTATTTAGGTTATTTGGGTTATCAATTTAATCGACCTAAAGATGGTGGTTAGtctaaaaaaatattctaaaCTCAAACCATCTATACTCCTAATCGGTGCTTATGAATTGTGATATTCGAGATTTGGTAATTGTTTTTTGTTGTTCTATATTATtcccttttaaaaaaattttaatctAGCTCAAAATGtacttaaataattttttttaatttattttcttaaattgtAGAGGTcgtattaatttaaatttcgaactaataattttttcaatttagatcCTTATCATTTTACGCCCTTTATTATATTTTGCTTGAAAAATATATCATATGAAgcttataattatattaattaaaccTCTAAGCATCCACAAATAAATCATATTAAATTTTTCATGAAAACCATCACACATTTATTTTAATAGTTCGTTTTGTAAAACCAACGTGGGAAGAAGTCTACACAAGTTAGAAGTAATGCACACATAATTATCAAAAGCATTTACGGTGACTGGGGTCTAAATTGATTGATGAACAAAAGTTTAGAAATTTAATTGACTTAAATTAGAGATGTTACACAATATTTGattaaatgaaatttgaaagaaGGTATAAATTGAATACGTTTATGAAAATAtaatgtttaaattgatacaattattaatttagtatttctataaattgatatttaccGTTTTCATTCTTTCATTAATTTACAAGAAAAATCACATCATCCATcttaaaaaacatatattttaaaaagataatcaTATAAAATATGATGTGAGGAAAGATAATTATATGAATTATTACTATTTCTTTAGGATGGTTTAAAAAACAAAGCAAGAGAATGTGTGTActcaaaaatagaaaagtttCTAAAGCGGAGATGTTggttttgaaacttttgaaaacATAAAGATCCAAATTTGAAccaaaaacataaaattaaaaggatAAAGTTTGTAGGAAGAATCAAAAGGTTAGGGAAGAAGGGTAATTGTGTAAATTAAGAAAAGAGGAGATGATGATATGATTAAAGAGTATAGTGAGGGAATGGTAGAAAATAATGgtaaaaagaaggaaaaaaaaaggagcCATTTTGATAAGACATTATTGAACTGTTTGAAGGACTTTGGAATAACTTTGGTtatatgtattttcttttttctgccACTCTCTGTTACCTACCTCCTTTTTTATGACCATACTCTATAATAAAAGCTGACtctttccttcctttttttttttttttgttttttctttaattatatttctccaaaccaattttaattttttacaaaattatattataattcaaaGTATTAACAGAGTAGAGATTGAAATTTAACCAAAGGTTTAGGAATTGAAGAGCAGAGAGagtaaaaaggaaaagaaaaaaaaaaaagaagaagtgaAGAGTGATAATAAGAATTGAAAGAGGTAATAATAGTTGGTGGGTTTGTGTGTTAATAGAGAGATAAGGTTTGTTGGGTCAAACTCAAACTCTAAAAGGCCAAAGCTACATTTGTTATATATTATACTTACTGTCCCTCGATTCTATTTCTTTGTCTCCCACTACCCCCTTATACTCTTCATTATTACAAAATGGACCACCCCCTCTTTTCCCGgatattttacttttttaccCTTCTTTAAGTCCCTAAAGCGCCTAAGCCCTGTGAGGTAAGGCTGATTCTTACGGGACATCGCTAACCGACAAACTCACCTCAGTTTGGTCCCCCGATTATTACAAACCAATATTCACGAACCGGCCCTCCTTCATGGACAAAGAAAGTGACCCTTTACTCGTTCTGTGAGAGAGGGTAATTATTGGAAACCATCTATTCCACCACTCATTGCAGAcaaatccatttttttttcactaaAATGTGTTGTAATCACACCCCATAATTTTCTCTGTTATCAAAGGACTCTCCCAAAGTGACTTGGAAGGCATTAGAAACCAAATGTATATGCTTCTTTTATAGCAGATGTTAGTTTATACGAAGATGGTTGCATGCCGTGGATAAAACTCACCCCCTCAAAAGCAATAACGGTGAAACCTGCTCCCCTAATGTTGACACAACACCCAGATTTTGAAGTGCATTTGTTGGAGAATGGATTGGAATCAATCTCAAAATAGGTTTCTTTTAGTAGTAAAAAGTTGTTCTTTTTCACTGTTAACCAAGCTGAAAGTATAACACGTATGTTTAGGGGGTTATACTTTCAATACCACCACACTTTGGAAACAAAAGATTTCGAAGTTTTCTTACAAGCATTTATATATATCCATCTGGCAATCCTAAATCTTTCAATATGGGAACCTCTTTTCTCTGGAAActacttctctttcttttatattaTGGGCAGAAAGCACAAAGTCGTCATTTTCAACCGCAGATGTGTGACAAATGTTGTAGTAATATTTAGTCAAAAGTTaatagtaaaaggaaaaaaaaataaaaggatgATTGATTGAGATATGTGGGAATTGAGAATCCAACATCATTGAATGGGGGAAGCAATGCCCTGTAATGTTGGGTTTACAATATTACAGGAACCGAACGATAGTAGCGTAACCAACGGGTCATTTGGATACCACGTCCTTAACATTGAATGACATTCTTGTTATTATTTTTCGAAGTGAAGTGGGAAGAAGCCTAAAGTAATAATATTTGACCAAATTTAAAGAGAGGGTATGGTTATTGGTTCTTAGGTGCCGAGTTGGACTCAGATGAAGGAAGAGggaatttaataaaataaatgagaCACAGAGATGATGGTGGTGATGCCTATGTTATATCTTTCTTCTATATTCAATTTTCAGAGTGCCAATCCTATCCAAGGATGACACACATTGAGGAATTCAGTTGGTAGCTATGTTTGATATTCTTCTTTTAACCTTTTGTATccatttgatattttatattgAACACATCAACcaatgtattattttttttttttaatttataagaGGACAGAAATTTGGGAGTGTTTTTGAAAGTGGGGTATGGAGTGACTGAGTATGTATTTGTATATTTTAAGCGATGGCTGTTTTGAATTGCAATGAGAGAGAATTAAGGAGAAACAAAAGCTTGGGGTAGTGAGAAAAGGCTCTTGTTTCATGATTTCACACCACAAAACCACACGTTATCTCACTTcctatttcttttttatgtatTGGTTTGTGTACATTTTGTCTACTCTCTAATTTCTCTTTCTCTCATCCCTCTGAATTCACCTTCTTCTCATCACTTCTCACAactcaaaacaaaacaaaaaacatggTTTGAATGATGACAGACaacactttcttttttttgggaGTAAACGACACTTTAAATCCATTTATCTAAGTTTAAGCAGCTGTTTCTTTTGGCCTTCACCATGTGCACCAATCTCTAGAATATCACTGCATATTACAATACGCCAAATTTCATGCCATTTCTTCACCCACAACAACAACTACTTCCACCATATCAGTTTGTCTATTTCCTGGCCCGGCCCATTtcacagagagagagagagagaaagagagagagagagagagagagagagagagagagagagagagagagagagagagagagagagagagagagagagagagagagagagagagaggagattTCAGTTTGTTTTACTATCTATGCATTCATATCTTTGGCATATTCTATTCAAGAAAACCAAGAGGCAAGTCTATTGGTTTCTTTCTTTTAGCTTCCAGGATTTAACTGACATAAGGAAAGGCAATAACTGCCTGCCTCTGAACTAAATCTATATATGCTTACAAGTGAAGAAGGAAAATGGTGATCTAGTCACTCATCCAATGTTGAAAAGTTCAAAATCGAAGTTTTCTTTCTGGGATGAAGCGAGGAACACAGCTCCAGCGCCAGACCCACCATGAGAATGTTCCACTATCACATTGTCTGAGAGTTCATTTCCAAGCATTTCCCATATGCTGCTATTGAGATAGTTTCTAAACACCCTATAATGCTCGTAAAGCCCTCCTTCCACTGTTACtatgtttcttttgttttcaatCCTCCCAAGCTTTTTAACGATCCCCACAATGCCAGCTCCAGCAAGACGGGCTGCACGTTCTGACACGACGTCGCATACCTCAGCAACAATTTCTCTTGCCATTGGAGTTGAATCAGTTATCTTGCATTCATAGAGAACACGTCCACAAGTGAGGAAGAGAAGTATTAGCTAATGCATGCCTTGATGTAAAGTAGATACTAATTTAGGTTGTAATAGGACTCTTATTGGATAAAAAAAATCTGAAAGCACCTCATTAACCCTATTATATACTAAGGCCGGTCTATAATATAACTGCCAAAAGTTCATGATCTCATCTATGTGGGGTGGGAGAAAAATCATTGTTTAGTGTTCAATGCTTAAAAGATCCTCACCCCAAAAATTTCTTTCAGCTTTTCATCGACCACCTCTCGATCTTCTGATGTATCCTGATGCATTGCAGCCATATCAGGTGACCTATAACAAAATCAATATGAGTCGAATTGTCAACTGTGTTCACTATGGTTTGGTATTTGCTCCTTTCAAGATGCAGTCatgtaaatatcataaaaaagaTTTGGTCCACGTTATCACAAAAATATAACCACTCGATTTCAGCCTTAGGATGGAAATATTAATCTTGCTTTGCAttgttttcaaaaaatataacattAACTATTGCGTTGGAAGTGCGACAAAAGTCTCACATTGGCTAGATAAGAAGATGATAAATCATGACTGTATAAATAAGCATGACTATCTCTGATGGTATGAGACATTTTGGgtgaaacaaaaaacaaagcCATGAGAGTTATGTCTAAGGTGGACAATATTAAAGTTTTGGAAAGATATTTGGGAGGTTGCAGTCTCCAACGTATTGTTTAACTAGTGTGTCAATGTAACTAATAATACCAAAACTGCATGAAAATAAATGTCAATACCTTAACACATAAGGGGTCATAAGCTTTGAAGGAACAGGGTCCCCAAATAATAATGTTTCCTGTGCCATTTTTACTAGAATTCTTCTCACAATCTCTCCCAAGTAGGTTCCTGATACCAACTTTTGGAATACCTGAGATAATTTAAGAATTATCAGCCACTCTACAGTAGCATTCACTTCAAGTACGAGTGGGTATGATCAATCTACAATCTGCCATACCTGACTACCTGGACTTGAACTTTCAGAATCTAGAGAAGTATCAAACTCAGTTATCGGAAGATGTGGTGAACAAAAATTGCCCCATTCCATGCTGACCCCCTACAATTTAAGAACATAATTAGACTGATCGTCAAGTTGCAAATACCATTTAATTGGTTAATCTTACTAACCACCTCCCTTGAGGTTGGTGATGGTCCATTCAAGTGAGCAAGTTCTTGTCCTGACTCTATATAGGCAGCATTGGTGCCCATGCCTAAAGTTATAGCAGCCACACTGTCCCTACAGTAGTATCTACCTCCAGCTAAATTCCCAACAGTATCATCAACCTGTGCTCGGAGAAAccagaaatattacaaaaaagcTGGAAGCCTGGAACTAGATTTTCCATAAGGAACTTCGGTTAAAATATACAACTCTATACCATTGCAGAGACCAGCAGGTTTACACCATGGTTAGTCAAAGCCTGATTGATGCTGTTCACCATATTCTTTCCAACCTGAGTTCATCATTATATTAGGTTTCAGCCAATAAAGAATGTCCATCAGATTCCATCAAATAGAATATAAAAGTAGCAAATTTTCTATACCATGTGATAGAAATCCAAAACAGGTCCATTAGAATAACAAAAGGATTCAAATTGTCAGCATTGTGCTAATTCTCAGTTGAACCGATTAAGATTTTCACCAAAGATATCTGTTGTTCTATGAGAATAATTAAGTCAATCTAATTAAGGACTTGAGGAGGATCATAATTTACTTTTCACTGTGCGAGAGACTGCAAAGGTAGGGGAATGATTATACTCAACTGTGTCATCGGCAGAGAAACTATTCCATTTGATTACATTTCCCAATGAGGCCGCAGCATCATCCACCGGATATGACAATGTAAACCCCAGCTCTGTTCTCTTCACCGGTTCATATACATTTTCTGGATGAGCAGAAACAAATTTCCCAACCTCCATAGCAATGAAGTCGAACAAATCCTTTTTTCCAACAACAATTCAAATAAAACCTCGCCGATCACAATCCAATGGAGATAAAGGGTAGCAGTTCTCAAATTCTAATTCATGAGCCAGGATACAATCTAAATCATGAAAGAGTTCCATAACTCGAAGTACAGAAAACAAACCTCAGTATTGCCATTCATCACATTGGGAGGGATCGGGATCTCCTCACGATGAATATCAGAGATGGGGGCATTCTTTCCCCCAAGCCGAGCgcacaaaatcaagaaattggTTCCCCGCAAATTAAGCCCATAATAGAACCCTTCCTCATCTCTATCACCCAAATACAAACATAAAAAAACCAAAGCCGTAAGCAACTCAAATCTCAAAAAGACAAGGCCAGGAGGAAAGAAAAAATACCCATTGGGAAAAGCATTGGTGTAGGAGACGAGCATTTTGAGAGAGGAATTGGAAGAGGTCCCATTAACGGAAGCAATGGAGGCTCGCATGTCGGACTCCAAATCATCGGCGATCTGCCAGAGTTTGGGGACGGGAGTTGCAGAGTCTCGAGCAAACTTGCGGAGGATTCGATGTGCTTGCTTCAACTGCCATTGTTTCCTTTGCTTCCATCTCTTGAGTGCGGCGGCGGCGACGAGAAGAGTGGCAGATGCTGCCAATGCGGTGAGGAGAAATTCTTTGCGGATGGACATGGGAGATGGGGTGTTGTTGAAGTGGGGGAATTGTTGGAAGGGGATATAAGATCAGAGAGTTCCATATTGGAGGTGAAGTTGGATGGTGTGTGTATGATCTTCATGgatcaaagaaagaaataaCAGAAAGCCAATTATGGATGGCAAATCACCGATCGCTATGCCGTTGCCTTCTTCCCTTCTCTTTACTCCCACATGTCGCGCCACCACttgttgtttctttttataTACTATAACTGAAGAAACACGTGCAAAAtcattttaatctttttatattatctttcttttaaaatataattttcttttttatctattttataTAATGCAAATccttaatttcatttaattaaatccttttgttttctttacaATTTACATCTCATTAattaagttgtttttttcacACATTCATCTCACATAATATAATGACACATTGCATTATCAATGTATTAATATAACGCACTCACACCTCAAATAGATTCATCTTATCTTGAAGAGTTGTGTTCCATCAACGTCAAATGTACTAAATCATCAAAGATTTTACTCGAAAAATCACGACCATTCTATAAAGCttaattatgaaaatttataaaaaaatgtagaaatAAAAGGAACGTGTAAATATTCTCTCTATTCAATTCCTTTTAATATAACAGAGTTGGAGAGAAATTTTCTCATTTTCAAACTAATTATTTtaacatttataaatataactaaaTGTATAAATAGACCTTGGAATATTGGAATATTGAGAAAGCGAACTAAAATGAAGAACTTGCGATGGGCATTTGAAAGAGAGATTTCATACTTGGCCCCATGCAAGCCCAATTGCATATAATTGGGCCAATCTGTAGTCATAGCCccaatttcaattcaattttcCATCAACACCCCTATATTTATATTGGTTATGAAAATTgtcaaagaaaaattaaaatggataaaatattttaaaaggatgtgtaataaatttttttcttttagtgatttttttataaaatttaaatatttttttttattatttttattttcaaggAAACCCCGTATGTTTATATGTAAAACATGGTTTAAAAGAATCCATCTAACTAAGCGGTTccacgaaaaaaaaaaaatgaaaataaaaagtcATGACGTTACATGTCTAACATTTGTAGCAGTGAAAAACTCTTAGAACTCATTTGTCATCCACAaacttctctcttttttttttctttgacaaAACAAACTATTTTTATTAATACCTTACATTTAATGTGATGAGAGAGACACTTAAAAAGtataatatttgaaataaaaattaatagaaAACAAACACGTTAATTAGGAGTCGTACAATTTTTTACTTTGAAATAGCGATAgaatgtttaaatttttaatttagatacGTAAGCAAAACTAAACAAAAAGTTGTAAGGTGAGAAGGACACCATCGCAAAATATTATTTGTTGAAATTGGTTTTTGCTAAAAGTTCATCTTTTTCAAAcatatttattgttattatattcgttattattattattattattattatacacacaatatttttattatttaaaaggtGATTTTCAATACTACTTcatattattgtttatttgtttTCCAATATAATTGACGTTCTCCATTTTCTTCCATATTCTAATTTAACGATTACATTATTAAAATATTGAGCATTTAGAACTTTTGAAAAGACACTAAAgttattaattaattcaaataaaagaattttttttgtttgatttaatATTTGTTAGAAAAGCGTggtaatattattttttatttggaaagaataatttgaaaaatgaagtgaTAAATACCTATGAAAAATCTCTACCTTAAAAATTCACTATTTCAAGAAAACAAGTTTTTACTATGATATGATTTTATAAAAATCTATTCAT contains:
- the LOC103485340 gene encoding leucine-rich repeat receptor-like serine/threonine-protein kinase BAM1: MRLLLLLLLSLLQLQLHIHHSLSARVSEYRALLSLKTSITADPKSSLASWNASTSHCTWFGVTCDLRRHVTALDLTALGLSGSLSPDVAFLRFLTNLSLAANEFSGPIPPELSSISSLRLLNLSNNVFDGSFPSRFSQLQNLHVLDLYNNNMTGDFPIVVTEMSSLRHLHLGGNFFAGRIPPEVGRMQSLEYLAVSGNELSGPIPPELGNLTNLRELYIGYFNAYDGGLPAEIGNLSQLVRLDAANCGLSGRIPPELGKLQNLDTLFLQVNALSGPLTPEIGQLNSLKSLDLSNNMLVGEIPVSFAQLKNLTLLNLFRNKLHGAIPSFIGDLPKLEVLQLWENNFTEAIPQNLGKNGMLQILDLSSNKLTGTLPPDMCFGNRLQILIALSNFLFGPIPESLGKCASLNRIRMGENFLNGSIPKGLLSLPKLSQVELQDNFLSGEFPITDSISLNLGQISLSNNRLTGSIPPTIGNFSGVQKLLLDGNKFSGQIPPEIGRLQQLSKIDFSSNMLSGPIAPEISQCKLLTFVDLSRNQLSGEIPNEITSMRILNYLNLSKNHLVGGIPATIASMQSLTSVDFSYNNLSGLVPGTGQFSYFNYTSFLGNPDLCGPYLGPCKDGVANSNYQQHVKGPLSASLKLLLVIGLLLCSIAFAVAAIIKARSLKRASESRAWKLTSFQRLDFTVDDVLDCLKEDNIIGKGGAGIVYKGAMPSGDQVAVKRLPAMSRGSSHDHGFNAEIQTLGRIRHRHIVRLLGFCSNHETNLLIYEFMPNGSLGEVLHGKKGGHLQWDTRYKIAIEAAKGLCYLHHDCSPLIVHRDVKSNNILLDTNFEAHVADFGLAKFLQDSGTSECMSAIAGSYGYIAPEYAYTLKVDEKSDVYSFGVVLLELVSGRKPVGEFGDGVDIVQWVRKMTDSNKEEVVKILDPRLSSVPLHEVMHVFYVAMLCVEEQAVERPTMREVIQILSEIPQPPSSKQGGDSTLPNSSPPPPPTAADLDLPTTGTKNKKEHQQQQPPPDLLSI
- the LOC103484894 gene encoding probable hexokinase-like 2 protein, which codes for MSIRKEFLLTALAASATLLVAAAALKRWKQRKQWQLKQAHRILRKFARDSATPVPKLWQIADDLESDMRASIASVNGTSSNSSLKMLVSYTNAFPNGDEEGFYYGLNLRGTNFLILCARLGGKNAPISDIHREEIPIPPNVMNGNTEDLFDFIAMEVGKFVSAHPENVYEPVKRTELGFTLSYPVDDAAASLGNVIKWNSFSADDTVGKNMVNSINQALTNHGVNLLVSAMVDDTVGNLAGGRYYCRDSVAAITLGMGTNAAYIESGQELAHLNGPSPTSREVGVSMEWGNFCSPHLPITEFDTSLDSESSSPGSQVFQKLVSGTYLGEIVRRILVKMAQETLLFGDPVPSKLMTPYVLRSPDMAAMHQDTSEDREVVDEKLKEIFGITDSTPMAREIVAEVCDVVSERAARLAGAGIVGIVKKLGRIENKRNIVTVEGGLYEHYRVFRNYLNSSIWEMLGNELSDNVIVEHSHGGSGAGAVFLASSQKENFDFELFNIG